From a single Gimesia fumaroli genomic region:
- a CDS encoding D-sedoheptulose-7-phosphate isomerase yields MHQASKIICRNLERSISAKQQLLEDTQMQQEFSKAVDLILQSYQSGGRLYLAGNGGSAADAQHLAAEFVCRLSKDRASIPAEALTTDSSILTAIGNDYGYDVVFSRQLEGKLTANDVFLGITTSGNSPNIVKAVEACKEKQVPSIIFTGHGGGEVRSLCDVCVIAPGELTSQIQEVHLVLEHTLCECVEAALFNFKLDLGSSTSDQPLSLKRAA; encoded by the coding sequence ATGCATCAGGCCAGTAAAATTATCTGCCGCAATTTGGAACGATCCATTTCTGCCAAACAACAGCTGCTCGAAGATACCCAAATGCAGCAGGAGTTTTCGAAAGCCGTCGATCTGATCCTTCAGAGCTATCAAAGCGGAGGCCGATTATACCTGGCAGGAAACGGAGGCTCCGCAGCAGACGCGCAGCATCTGGCAGCCGAATTTGTCTGTCGCTTGAGTAAAGATCGGGCATCAATACCAGCCGAGGCATTAACGACCGATAGTTCGATTCTGACTGCCATTGGGAATGACTATGGTTACGATGTGGTCTTCTCGCGACAACTGGAAGGCAAGCTGACCGCGAATGATGTTTTCCTGGGAATCACGACCTCTGGCAATTCTCCCAACATTGTGAAAGCAGTAGAGGCCTGCAAGGAAAAACAGGTTCCCAGCATCATCTTTACCGGACACGGCGGCGGTGAAGTCCGTTCGCTTTGCGACGTCTGCGTGATTGCTCCTGGTGAACTGACAAGCCAGATTCAGGAAGTGCATCTGGTGCTTGAGCATACTTTATGCGAATGTGTCGAAGCTGCTCTGTTCAACTTCAAACTGGATCTGGGTTCATCCACCTCAGACCAGCCTCTCTCTCTGAAACGGGCAGCCTGA
- a CDS encoding SMP-30/gluconolactonase/LRE family protein yields the protein MKTIRFTCMILATFVLSLSQSEVQAQDSTNYPTLGEIVRLDPRLDQLIDKDAKIEVLSSGFDWSEGPVWMGDAKDGFLLFSDIPRNSVMKWKEGEGASLFMKPSGYTGVTPYGNEPGCNGLFLDPQGRLVSCEHGDRRVSVLTKEGGKRTLVDNYMGKRLNSPNDGTFKSNGDLYFTDPPYGLPNRYDDPRRELDFCGVYRLATDGTLTLLTKEMTRPNGIAFSPDEKTLYVAQSDPKAAIWKAFPVNQDGTLGTGKVFYDATESVGKLPGLPDGLKTDLKGNVFATGPGGCYVFTPAGELLGRISTGERTANCAWGNDGSTLYLTADTYLVRIPTKTKGRVGPAK from the coding sequence ATGAAAACCATTAGATTCACCTGCATGATTCTCGCGACTTTTGTATTGAGCCTTTCTCAATCAGAAGTTCAGGCTCAGGATTCGACCAATTATCCCACACTTGGAGAAATCGTTCGTCTTGATCCACGCCTCGATCAACTGATAGACAAGGATGCGAAGATTGAGGTTCTCTCTTCCGGATTTGACTGGTCAGAAGGACCGGTCTGGATGGGAGATGCCAAAGATGGATTTCTGCTGTTTTCAGATATTCCCCGTAACTCGGTCATGAAGTGGAAAGAAGGCGAAGGTGCCAGCCTGTTCATGAAGCCCTCGGGTTATACGGGAGTCACTCCCTATGGCAATGAGCCCGGCTGCAACGGACTGTTCCTCGATCCCCAGGGACGTCTGGTCTCCTGCGAACACGGCGATCGCCGTGTTTCCGTGCTGACCAAAGAGGGCGGCAAACGGACGCTGGTTGATAATTATATGGGCAAGCGGTTAAACAGCCCCAATGATGGTACCTTCAAATCAAACGGAGACCTGTATTTTACCGACCCTCCTTACGGTCTGCCCAATCGGTATGATGATCCGCGGCGTGAACTTGACTTCTGTGGCGTCTATCGACTGGCAACCGATGGCACGCTGACCCTGCTCACAAAAGAAATGACCCGTCCCAACGGAATTGCATTTTCACCCGACGAAAAAACATTGTACGTCGCACAGTCTGATCCGAAAGCGGCGATCTGGAAAGCATTTCCCGTTAATCAAGATGGTACGCTCGGAACCGGCAAAGTATTCTATGATGCGACGGAATCGGTCGGTAAACTGCCTGGCCTGCCCGACGGTTTGAAAACGGATTTGAAAGGCAACGTCTTCGCGACAGGCCCTGGCGGCTGTTATGTCTTTACACCAGCCGGCGAATTGCTGGGACGCATCAGCACAGGCGAACGGACTGCCAACTGTGCCTGGGGCAATGATGGATCGACATTGTATCTGACTGCAGATACTTACCTCGTCCGCATCCCGACCAAAACCAAAGGTCGAGTCGGTCCCGCAAAGTAG
- a CDS encoding anti-sigma factor — MSSQPPSNENLSAYFDHEVSPEERRELESLLEDSPEARQELHEFGELSRLLQETATESAPPELAASIRRRIEQETLLTDTSSTGVKHGPSLLRYRIAVAISACSSMAALVLFILLMQIPEPAQQFSNTGRFSLRAPAEAEKESLVLSRNTSPQDAYNVALEDSISSGKKDKTTITAETAPSVALRSAELPPASEPAPNEGLAMPAPEARRMEGNFRITNSVAEKKAAEHLATLGVAVQPRPASGIPSHVPVDSIRIGDAFPYFSEINGKVAVIEVRVVDVKRALGTMELLLARNNIPVNLKKQSDVERQLQRSRNLKTKAAGQKVRKAQDAGNSDNELFAVYVEATDTQLASALQEFQNDLKQDQLVGLTLQPAINESSLIDPVEELPQLLAYQQQSTKTATKKAEAKGVTDLALNEQSNAVKPFAKGARAKETAAADLKQQSLQTESKKQRSYQTRYRMQLPPEPLGQKSKMIQWNMPRVPVSGEPTAALNGQPLVASKPSLPPNTHWQYLGKTPVSNSPVKVLFVFKGTATPATTPAPN, encoded by the coding sequence ATGAGTAGTCAACCACCTTCAAACGAAAACCTGTCGGCTTACTTCGATCATGAAGTCTCGCCCGAGGAACGCCGCGAACTGGAATCGCTGCTGGAGGATTCTCCGGAAGCACGACAGGAGTTGCATGAATTCGGCGAACTGTCCCGGCTGCTACAGGAAACTGCCACAGAATCGGCGCCTCCCGAACTCGCGGCTTCGATCCGCCGTCGTATTGAGCAGGAAACCCTGCTGACTGATACCAGCTCAACCGGTGTCAAACACGGCCCTTCCCTGCTGCGTTACCGAATTGCTGTCGCGATTAGCGCCTGCTCTTCCATGGCGGCACTGGTCTTATTTATTTTATTGATGCAAATCCCGGAACCTGCACAACAATTCTCAAACACTGGTCGATTTTCATTGCGGGCTCCTGCTGAGGCTGAAAAGGAATCACTCGTTTTATCACGAAACACATCCCCCCAAGATGCTTACAACGTTGCTCTGGAAGATTCTATATCCTCTGGCAAGAAAGACAAAACAACAATCACTGCTGAGACCGCCCCTTCGGTCGCACTGCGTTCGGCCGAGCTCCCCCCTGCTTCAGAACCCGCCCCCAACGAAGGACTGGCGATGCCTGCACCCGAAGCACGAAGAATGGAGGGGAATTTTCGGATCACGAATTCTGTCGCTGAGAAGAAAGCTGCCGAGCATCTTGCGACACTTGGAGTGGCAGTTCAACCACGTCCCGCGTCTGGAATTCCCAGCCATGTTCCCGTCGATTCCATTCGCATTGGAGATGCATTTCCTTATTTTAGTGAAATCAACGGAAAAGTCGCCGTGATTGAAGTCCGCGTGGTGGATGTAAAACGGGCACTGGGAACGATGGAATTACTGTTGGCCCGAAACAATATTCCGGTGAATCTAAAGAAACAGTCTGACGTTGAGCGCCAGCTACAACGTTCTCGCAATTTAAAAACCAAAGCGGCCGGCCAAAAGGTGCGAAAAGCCCAAGATGCAGGCAACTCTGACAATGAACTATTTGCCGTGTATGTGGAAGCCACAGACACACAACTCGCATCTGCACTGCAAGAATTCCAGAACGACCTCAAACAGGATCAGCTTGTTGGTCTTACCTTGCAACCGGCCATTAACGAATCTTCCTTGATAGATCCGGTTGAAGAATTACCTCAACTGCTGGCATATCAACAACAGTCAACGAAAACGGCAACAAAAAAAGCAGAAGCCAAAGGCGTCACGGATCTGGCATTAAACGAACAGAGTAATGCAGTGAAGCCGTTCGCAAAGGGCGCCCGCGCCAAGGAAACTGCTGCAGCCGACCTGAAGCAGCAATCACTCCAAACTGAATCAAAAAAACAACGCTCCTACCAGACACGCTACCGGATGCAACTTCCACCAGAACCACTGGGACAAAAATCCAAAATGATTCAATGGAATATGCCACGCGTTCCTGTGTCCGGGGAACCAACCGCTGCATTGAATGGACAACCACTGGTAGCGTCAAAACCGAGCTTGCCCCCAAATACCCACTGGCAGTATCTGGGTAAGACACCCGTTTCCAATTCGCCCGTGAAAGTTCTCTTTGTCTTCAAGGGCACAGCCACTCCCGCCACAACCCCGGCACCCAACTAA
- a CDS encoding sigma-70 family RNA polymerase sigma factor — MAGRTEAFDQLVLKYQDRLYRTLVRILGSSDDARDAAQEGFTQAFFKLKTFRGTAAFYSWLFRISFNAAITQKRKNKRTSTTLDTQDNPASQWLVDSHPETHPPDVVELSERKKIVHMALNELQEEYRTPLILRELEGMSYGEIAEITEIPLGTVRSRIFRGRNELKQKLNMLFQDQPQSHVPESDHESSISETK; from the coding sequence TTGGCAGGTCGCACTGAAGCGTTTGATCAACTGGTCCTGAAATATCAGGATCGTCTGTACCGAACGTTAGTGCGGATTCTGGGCTCCAGTGACGATGCGCGCGATGCCGCCCAGGAAGGTTTTACACAGGCATTCTTTAAACTAAAGACTTTTCGAGGGACAGCCGCCTTTTATTCCTGGTTGTTCCGCATTTCCTTTAATGCGGCAATCACACAAAAACGAAAAAACAAACGGACGTCCACAACACTGGATACACAAGACAATCCTGCCAGCCAATGGCTGGTTGATTCACACCCCGAAACTCATCCCCCCGATGTCGTAGAGCTTTCTGAGCGAAAAAAAATCGTTCATATGGCATTGAATGAGCTACAAGAAGAATATCGCACCCCTTTGATCTTAAGAGAACTGGAAGGGATGTCTTACGGGGAGATTGCCGAAATCACGGAAATCCCTTTGGGAACAGTCAGGAGCCGTATTTTTAGAGGAAGGAATGAACTGAAACAGAAACTGAACATGCTTTTTCAAGATCAACCGCAATCGCATGTTCCTGAGTCTGACCACGAGTCATCGATAAGTGAAACAAAATGA
- the panC gene encoding pantoate--beta-alanine ligase, with product MSASFTSPVETVAEIPVLRKLVDAQRKQNASIGFVPTMGALHAGHVSLIEAARRDSDFVVVSIFVNPTQFGPNEDFDQYPRVVEQDLAKCHEAGADLVWLPTTKIMYPENFSTCVIVKTLSQVLEGKTRPDHFEGVTTVVTKLLLSCLPDVAYFGAKDYQQQAIIRRMCLDLNIPVEIKTCPIIRDTDGLALSSRNAYLSESERESALSLSRALKLAEERVNAGETDLNQLKADMQQLISTTPLLKLDYATIVDADTLEEISTPQPAMVALVAAYAGATRLIDNCPLSAESTQ from the coding sequence ATGTCAGCTTCATTTACTTCTCCCGTGGAAACTGTCGCAGAAATTCCGGTACTGAGAAAACTGGTTGATGCACAGCGTAAGCAGAATGCATCGATTGGTTTTGTGCCTACCATGGGGGCGCTACACGCCGGTCATGTCAGTCTAATTGAAGCGGCACGACGCGACTCTGATTTTGTGGTGGTTTCGATCTTCGTCAATCCAACACAATTTGGTCCTAACGAAGATTTTGATCAATATCCTCGGGTGGTGGAACAGGACCTTGCCAAATGTCACGAGGCAGGAGCCGACCTTGTCTGGCTGCCTACCACTAAGATCATGTACCCGGAGAATTTCTCAACCTGTGTCATCGTCAAAACGCTGTCTCAGGTACTGGAAGGAAAAACACGCCCTGATCACTTTGAAGGCGTGACCACAGTCGTCACCAAACTCCTGTTGAGTTGTTTGCCGGATGTCGCGTACTTCGGTGCCAAGGACTATCAACAGCAGGCGATTATTCGTCGCATGTGCCTCGATTTAAATATCCCCGTGGAGATCAAAACCTGTCCGATCATCAGAGATACGGATGGCTTAGCTTTAAGCAGCCGCAACGCTTATCTCTCTGAGTCTGAACGTGAATCAGCCTTATCGCTTTCACGTGCTCTGAAGCTGGCCGAGGAACGAGTGAACGCCGGAGAGACAGATCTGAATCAACTCAAAGCGGACATGCAGCAACTGATCAGCACAACGCCGCTGTTAAAACTGGATTATGCCACGATCGTCGATGCAGACACACTGGAAGAGATTTCCACCCCACAGCCAGCCATGGTCGCGTTGGTCGCCGCCTATGCCGGCGCCACCCGCTTGATCGATAACTGCCCGCTCTCTGCCGAATCAACGCAATAA
- a CDS encoding thioredoxin family protein: MKRLPKRIQWGIIGFSAVLLVGLSIELSKAGTKVESASSSDNYIKWHADLETAHRASLKSNKPVYIVFDASWCTYCRKLEKDTLSDPRMARYLNQAFEPVHLDFDKDRKIADVLKVKSIPCTVVLSSEADLLARQVGYSKVPRYHSMLEKARKLQAVIHHIEYSEGR; this comes from the coding sequence ATGAAAAGACTTCCCAAGCGAATCCAATGGGGCATTATCGGCTTTTCAGCTGTTTTATTAGTCGGCTTGTCGATCGAACTCTCCAAAGCGGGAACAAAAGTCGAATCAGCGAGTTCGTCTGACAATTACATCAAATGGCACGCCGATCTGGAAACAGCGCATCGGGCGTCACTCAAAAGCAACAAGCCGGTTTACATCGTGTTTGATGCCAGCTGGTGCACCTACTGCCGAAAACTGGAAAAAGACACGCTTTCTGATCCCCGAATGGCTCGTTATCTGAATCAGGCGTTCGAACCTGTTCATCTGGATTTCGATAAAGACCGGAAAATTGCAGATGTTTTGAAGGTGAAATCGATTCCCTGCACAGTCGTTCTGAGTTCAGAAGCCGACCTGCTGGCCCGCCAAGTGGGCTACTCCAAGGTCCCCCGTTATCACTCCATGCTGGAAAAAGCCCGTAAATTACAGGCTGTCATCCACCACATCGAGTACTCGGAAGGCCGCTGA
- a CDS encoding DUF4340 domain-containing protein, whose amino-acid sequence MNETTRTLTFVGIAVAALVAAYVTDRTSQPTELTGYENVGEEFYPDFADPTQAKSLRVVSYNEDSATLKVFNVEFKDGVWKIPSHHDYPADAEDELAETAASLVGVVRGALESRRKSDHERFGVIDPLDESNTNLKGRGQRLTLSKEGGAPLVDFIVGKQVPGEPNEYFVRKVDEDSVYRTKLNVDLSSNFSDWIEPDLLKVDRDRLVEIIVNKYSIDEGKRRIVNRELSTLTRKNPKAPWELEGLKPETEKLNTSDVNQMINTLDDLKIQGIRPKPAGIAAELKKSGNLRLDPLDFVDLQSKGFILASDPQGNQQLVSNEGEVIAATNQGVVYSLYFGEIFTGSALDIEVGNSGKEKDKKPEEKSKAADSAKETEKKADEKADDGALKTSRYLFVTVTFDPSFIGDPPQKPAEPKKPAGLKEKTDNEKKEETKPADQDKKEDKAKAEEKPSPEAEYEIAMKKYQSELKTYEKQLKEYDEKVVKGNELVQQLNERFANWYYVISANSFETLRMSRKALIEPVEKPKEESGKPGPANPTGGKPAAKPAGPTTKPAPAPAPKPAPSKTDANDKPDQPAAKPNAGKPEAAKPKTKPTPPNAPPKNN is encoded by the coding sequence ATGAATGAAACGACCAGAACACTGACCTTTGTAGGGATTGCGGTGGCAGCACTCGTCGCCGCTTACGTGACCGATCGCACATCTCAACCCACGGAGTTGACAGGCTACGAGAATGTGGGAGAAGAATTCTACCCGGACTTTGCTGACCCGACGCAGGCGAAGTCGCTACGTGTCGTCAGCTACAACGAAGACTCTGCCACATTGAAAGTCTTCAATGTGGAATTTAAGGACGGCGTCTGGAAAATCCCGTCGCACCACGATTACCCGGCTGATGCAGAAGATGAACTCGCTGAAACAGCCGCGTCACTGGTGGGCGTTGTGCGTGGTGCGTTAGAAAGCCGGCGCAAAAGTGATCATGAACGTTTTGGGGTGATAGATCCACTCGATGAATCCAACACGAATCTCAAAGGACGCGGCCAGCGGTTAACTCTTTCGAAAGAAGGGGGCGCACCGCTGGTTGACTTTATTGTGGGAAAACAGGTTCCCGGTGAGCCTAATGAATATTTCGTGCGTAAAGTGGATGAAGACTCGGTCTATCGCACCAAACTCAACGTCGACCTTTCCTCCAATTTTTCTGACTGGATTGAACCCGATCTGCTGAAAGTGGATCGAGATCGCCTCGTTGAAATCATCGTCAATAAATACTCAATTGATGAAGGTAAGCGGCGGATTGTGAATCGGGAACTATCCACGCTCACTCGGAAAAATCCGAAGGCCCCTTGGGAGTTGGAAGGGTTAAAACCGGAAACCGAGAAGCTGAATACCAGTGATGTCAACCAGATGATCAATACACTGGATGACTTAAAAATTCAGGGGATCCGCCCCAAACCTGCAGGTATTGCGGCCGAATTGAAAAAATCAGGTAATCTGCGCCTGGATCCACTCGACTTTGTCGACCTGCAAAGCAAAGGATTTATTTTAGCCAGCGATCCTCAGGGAAATCAGCAACTGGTTTCGAATGAAGGGGAAGTGATTGCAGCGACAAATCAGGGAGTCGTCTACTCGTTGTACTTCGGAGAAATTTTCACTGGTAGTGCGCTGGATATCGAAGTAGGAAACAGCGGTAAAGAGAAAGACAAAAAACCGGAAGAGAAATCCAAGGCTGCTGATTCAGCAAAAGAGACAGAGAAAAAAGCGGATGAAAAAGCAGACGATGGTGCATTGAAAACCAGCCGTTACCTGTTTGTCACGGTGACATTCGACCCGTCTTTTATTGGTGATCCCCCACAAAAACCAGCAGAACCCAAGAAACCGGCTGGCCTCAAAGAGAAAACCGACAACGAGAAAAAAGAAGAGACCAAGCCAGCTGATCAGGATAAAAAAGAGGACAAAGCCAAAGCGGAAGAAAAACCCAGCCCTGAAGCTGAGTATGAAATCGCCATGAAAAAATATCAGTCTGAGCTGAAAACCTACGAGAAGCAGCTCAAAGAATATGATGAGAAAGTGGTGAAAGGGAATGAACTGGTTCAACAGCTGAATGAACGATTTGCAAACTGGTATTATGTGATTTCAGCAAACAGCTTCGAGACGCTTCGTATGTCGCGCAAAGCACTGATTGAGCCTGTCGAGAAGCCGAAAGAAGAATCAGGTAAGCCAGGCCCTGCAAATCCGACCGGCGGAAAACCAGCAGCCAAGCCTGCAGGTCCCACGACCAAGCCAGCACCTGCTCCAGCTCCAAAACCTGCCCCTTCGAAAACGGACGCGAATGATAAGCCAGATCAACCTGCCGCGAAACCGAATGCTGGTAAACCAGAGGCTGCCAAACCGAAAACCAAACCCACGCCACCGAACGCTCCCCCCAAAAACAACTGA
- a CDS encoding Gldg family protein: MLRNNVVLAVFKRNVQSYFSGVLGYLFIVVFVVAGAFAAFNQQFFANNQANLDQLSLWYPLLLLFIIPAITMGAWADEKKMGTDELLFTMPASDLEILLGKFLAVLAVYTIALLFSVTHIFVLWSIGNPDIGVMFTTYFGYWLAGASLLAAGMFASALTSSTTVAFVLGTVICAVPVFIGQVAPSSNLIQGLSLVEQFQDFSAGVLPLGSILYFISLAVMMLYLNRILITRRHWSAQEQNSMGLQYLVRTVSLAVILISANVIVSYGSSRIDMTSEKVYSLSQTTKDLIAKIDEKNPITIEAFISPEVSREYVPIRKRLIGLLREYNQLGGKRLQVRFVDVVPFSKEEEEARLLNISPQRVQTERGGRAFVDTIFMGAVVKSGTDEVVIPFFNVGTPIEYELTRSIRTVSKDERLTVGILNTDASIFGGLNMGQGGNQPPWLIVSELKKQYKVEQVSPDSPISDTAYDVLIAVLPSSLTQPQLKNLVDYVKKGKPTLICDDPLPVYGGGRGIQNAPRMPKPSPGGGMFGMRQPPPTPKADEGRLTSLLNVLQIAWDNGEVVFDYFNPHPEFAEVVRPELIFISPKSGTRSAFSLNSNITSGLQEILTFFPGSIRPRKDRDLNFEPLLRTGPNSGLLAWGEITSPFFNSIRIAQEPPRVIDEHAHVLAAHITSTPKSKEKNINVIFVADADLISDELFNIRERQAFGLKIDNVTFLLNCVDQLAGDDSYIALRKRREKHRTLTLVERETSVFVKERNEEREKATKDAEAKLSEARDRLKAERDKIEQDKSLDNRTKQIMLRMAEENESRRLEVDEAKIDREKQQQIEKIKAQTERQIREIEDRIRWYAILVPPFPAILLGICFLFFRMKNENQNISPDRRLKK; encoded by the coding sequence ATGTTGCGGAACAACGTTGTATTGGCCGTATTCAAGCGAAACGTACAAAGTTACTTTTCCGGAGTGCTGGGTTATCTGTTTATTGTTGTGTTTGTGGTAGCAGGCGCGTTTGCTGCCTTCAATCAACAATTCTTCGCCAACAATCAGGCGAACCTGGATCAGCTGAGTCTGTGGTATCCCTTACTGCTCCTGTTCATAATCCCTGCGATTACCATGGGGGCCTGGGCCGATGAGAAAAAAATGGGAACGGACGAACTGCTGTTTACCATGCCTGCCTCAGATCTGGAGATCCTGCTGGGTAAATTTCTGGCAGTGCTTGCCGTATATACAATTGCCCTGCTGTTTTCGGTGACCCATATCTTTGTCTTATGGAGCATTGGAAACCCTGATATTGGGGTCATGTTTACCACTTATTTTGGGTACTGGCTGGCCGGTGCCTCCTTACTGGCGGCTGGCATGTTTGCTTCTGCCTTAACCAGCAGTACCACTGTGGCATTTGTCTTGGGAACCGTGATCTGCGCCGTGCCGGTCTTCATCGGGCAAGTAGCGCCCTCCAGTAATCTGATTCAGGGTTTGAGCCTGGTCGAACAGTTTCAGGACTTTAGCGCCGGCGTTCTTCCGCTGGGCTCCATACTGTATTTCATCTCGCTGGCTGTCATGATGCTGTACTTGAACCGGATTCTGATTACACGTCGGCACTGGAGCGCCCAGGAACAAAACTCGATGGGCCTGCAGTACCTGGTACGTACTGTGTCTCTGGCCGTCATTCTGATCAGTGCGAACGTGATTGTCTCCTATGGCAGTAGCCGTATCGATATGACCAGCGAAAAGGTCTACAGTCTCTCCCAAACCACCAAAGATCTGATCGCCAAAATTGATGAGAAAAACCCGATTACGATCGAAGCCTTTATCAGCCCTGAAGTCTCACGAGAATATGTGCCGATTCGCAAACGACTGATCGGCCTGCTAAGAGAATACAATCAACTGGGTGGAAAACGACTGCAAGTTCGTTTTGTCGACGTAGTCCCTTTCAGTAAAGAGGAAGAAGAAGCCCGCCTGTTGAATATTTCACCCCAGCGGGTTCAAACCGAACGAGGCGGACGGGCGTTTGTGGATACCATTTTCATGGGAGCCGTCGTCAAAAGCGGCACAGATGAAGTCGTGATCCCCTTCTTCAACGTAGGAACTCCGATTGAATATGAATTAACGCGTTCAATTCGTACAGTCTCAAAAGATGAGCGGCTGACCGTGGGAATTTTAAACACCGATGCCAGCATCTTCGGTGGCCTGAATATGGGCCAGGGAGGCAACCAGCCCCCCTGGCTGATTGTCAGCGAGCTCAAGAAGCAATACAAAGTCGAACAGGTCTCGCCCGATTCCCCCATCAGCGATACCGCTTATGATGTTCTGATCGCGGTTCTGCCTTCTTCGCTGACACAACCACAGCTGAAGAATCTGGTTGACTATGTTAAAAAAGGAAAACCGACTCTAATCTGCGATGACCCGTTGCCTGTCTACGGTGGCGGTCGAGGAATCCAAAACGCACCCCGCATGCCCAAACCGAGTCCCGGAGGCGGGATGTTCGGCATGCGTCAACCGCCGCCCACACCCAAAGCCGATGAAGGACGTTTAACTTCGTTACTCAACGTACTGCAGATTGCCTGGGATAATGGTGAAGTTGTCTTTGATTACTTTAATCCGCATCCGGAATTTGCCGAAGTCGTGCGTCCCGAGTTGATCTTCATCAGCCCGAAAAGTGGCACACGTAGTGCGTTCAGCTTGAACAGCAACATTACCAGTGGATTACAGGAAATCCTGACCTTCTTCCCGGGCAGTATTCGTCCGCGGAAAGACAGAGATCTAAATTTTGAGCCGTTACTTCGAACCGGCCCGAATTCGGGATTGCTGGCCTGGGGTGAAATTACCAGTCCGTTTTTCAATTCGATCCGGATCGCCCAGGAGCCACCACGTGTGATTGACGAACATGCTCACGTGCTGGCAGCGCATATCACATCGACACCGAAATCAAAAGAGAAAAATATCAATGTGATCTTTGTTGCTGATGCTGACCTGATTTCGGACGAGCTGTTCAACATCCGAGAACGCCAGGCGTTTGGCTTAAAAATCGACAACGTGACATTCCTGTTGAACTGTGTCGACCAACTGGCGGGCGATGACTCTTACATCGCACTGCGCAAACGCCGTGAAAAGCACCGTACGCTGACTCTGGTGGAACGGGAAACGTCTGTATTTGTAAAAGAACGAAATGAAGAACGGGAAAAAGCCACAAAGGACGCGGAAGCCAAACTGTCCGAAGCCCGTGACCGTCTCAAAGCCGAGCGGGATAAAATTGAGCAGGATAAATCGCTTGATAATCGGACAAAACAGATCATGCTGCGAATGGCTGAGGAAAACGAAAGCCGACGCCTGGAAGTGGATGAAGCCAAAATTGATCGGGAAAAACAGCAGCAGATCGAGAAAATCAAAGCCCAGACGGAACGTCAGATTCGAGAAATCGAAGATCGCATCCGCTGGTACGCGATTCTTGTTCCGCCTTTCCCGGCAATTCTACTGGGAATCTGCTTCCTGTTTTTCCGTATGAAAAATGAAAACCAGAATATCTCTCCTGACCGGAGACTGAAGAAATAG
- a CDS encoding ABC transporter ATP-binding protein: MSEQVQQSPAGQAAGTSQEKMIEAIGLSKFYGQFTATKDVTFSVPRGQVAAFLGPNGAGKSTTMKLLTGFLSPSEGQAKVGGFDVSTHRIEASQKLGYLPENGPLYEEMTPQGFLKYAGGVRGMSSAELSNRLEFVMEKCDLSSVWKKPIRKLSRGFRQRVGMAQALLHDPDILILDEPTSGLDPNQNQSVRDLIRSLGKTKTILLSTHILQEVKAVCSRVILINQGSVVFDGSVDELGSSQDDMEARFHKLTHA, encoded by the coding sequence ATGTCGGAACAGGTTCAGCAATCTCCTGCCGGACAGGCAGCAGGCACATCCCAGGAGAAGATGATCGAAGCCATCGGATTGAGCAAATTCTATGGCCAGTTTACCGCCACAAAAGATGTGACATTTTCAGTCCCCCGTGGTCAGGTTGCTGCCTTTCTGGGCCCTAACGGCGCCGGAAAGTCCACTACGATGAAACTTCTGACAGGTTTTCTTTCCCCCAGTGAAGGTCAGGCGAAGGTCGGTGGTTTTGATGTGAGTACTCATCGAATCGAAGCCAGCCAGAAACTCGGCTATCTGCCGGAAAACGGTCCGCTCTACGAAGAAATGACGCCACAGGGATTTCTGAAATATGCCGGCGGCGTGCGTGGCATGTCGAGTGCGGAGTTGAGCAACCGGCTAGAGTTCGTCATGGAAAAATGCGATTTGAGCAGTGTCTGGAAAAAACCGATCCGCAAGCTGTCCCGAGGTTTCCGACAACGTGTAGGCATGGCCCAGGCTTTGCTGCACGATCCAGACATCTTAATTCTAGACGAACCCACCAGTGGCCTGGACCCGAACCAGAATCAATCTGTGCGCGACTTAATTCGCAGCCTGGGAAAAACAAAAACCATTCTGCTTTCGACACACATCCTGCAGGAGGTCAAAGCGGTCTGCAGCCGCGTGATTCTGATCAATCAGGGATCGGTCGTGTTTGACGGATCTGTGGATGAGCTGGGAAGCAGCCAGGATGATATGGAAGCCCGTTTCCATAAACTGACACACGCGTAA